The Rhinopithecus roxellana isolate Shanxi Qingling chromosome 13, ASM756505v1, whole genome shotgun sequence genome contains a region encoding:
- the CRYBB1 gene encoding beta-crystallin B1, which translates to MSQAAKAPASATVAVNPGPDTKGKGAPPAGTSPSPGTALAPTTVPITSAKAVELPPGNYRLVVFEQENFQGRRLEFSGECLNLGDRGFDRVRSIIVSSGPWVAFEQSNLRGEMFILEKGEYPRWDTWSSSYRSDRLMSFRPIKMDSQEHKISLFEGANFKGNTIEIQGDDAPSLWVHGFSDRVGSVKVTSGTWVGYQYPGYRGYQYLLEPGDFRHWNEWGAFQPQMQSLRRLRDKQWHLEGCFPVLATEPPK; encoded by the exons ATGTCTCAGGCTGCAAAGGCCCCGGCCTCGGCCACAGTGGCGGTGAACCCAGGGCCTGATACCAAGGGGAAGGGGGCCCCACCTGCAGGAACATCCCCTAGTCCCGGCACCGCCCTGGCCCCAACAACCGTGCCTATTACCAGTGCCAAGGCGGTGGAACTGCCTCCTGGGAACTACAGG CTGGTGGTCTTCGAACAGGAAAACTTCCAGGGCCGTCGGTTAGAATTCTCGGGggagtgcttgaacctgggagaccgtGGCTTCGACCGTGTGCGCAGCATCATTGTCTCCTCGGGACC CTGGGTCGCCTTTGAGCAGTCCAACTTGCGCGGGGAGATGTTCATCCTGGAGAAGGGCGAGTACCCTCGCTGGGACACATGGTCGAGCAGCTACCGCAGTGATCGGCTCATGTCCTTCCGGCCCATCAAGATG GACTCCCAGGAGCACAAGATCTCCCTGTTTGAAGGGGCCAACTTCAAGGGCAACACCATAGAGATCCAGGGGGACGACGCGCCCAGTCTCTGGGTCCACGGCTTCAGTGACCGTGTGGGCAGTGTGAAGGTCACCAGTGGAAC ATGGGTTGGCTATCAGTATCCTGGCTACCGCGGGTACCAGTACCTTCTAGAGCCTGGCGACTTCCGGCACTGGAATGAGTGGGGGGCCTTCCAGCCACAGATGCAGTCCCTGCGTCGCCTGCGTGACAAGCAGTGGCACCTTGAGGGCTGCTTCCCTGTCCTGGCCACAGAGCCCCCTAAGTGA